The following proteins come from a genomic window of Miscanthus floridulus cultivar M001 chromosome 2, ASM1932011v1, whole genome shotgun sequence:
- the LOC136539468 gene encoding probable glutathione S-transferase GSTU6 — MAGQSNELKLLGSFASPFVLRVKLALSFKGLSYDYLEEKDLHNNKSELLLKSNPVHKKVPVLIHNGKPVCESMIIIQYLEEAFADAGPSLLPSEPHERAVARFWTAYIDEKLFSSWMMVFRGKTDEEKAEGTKQSFAVAATLEGALSESSKGKPFFGGDTVGYVDVALGGFVAWIHAIEKLYGLKLFDAGKTPLLAAWLERFCELDGAKAVMPDVEKLVELAKMRQAQAAAAAAAAAAAAVAQDY; from the exons ATGGCCGGACAAAGCAATGAGCTGAAGCTTCTAGGCTCGTTCGCGAGCCCGTTTGTGCTGCGAGTGAAACTTGCACTAAGCTTCAAAGGCTTGAGCTACGACTACCTCGAGGAGAAGGATCTCCACAACAACAAGAGCGAGCTCCTCCTCAAGTCCAACCCTGTGCACAAGAAGGTGCCCGTACTCATCCACAACGGTAAACCTGTATGTGAGTCCATgatcatcattcagtacctcgaGGAGGCGTTTGCTGACGCCGGACCCTCCCTCCTCCCTTCTGAGCCCCACGAACGCGCTGTTGCTCGTTTCTGGACCGCCTACATTGACGAGAAG CTCTTCAGCTCGTGGATGATGGTGTTCAGGGGCAAGACGGATGAGGAGAAGGCCGAGGGCACGAAGCAGTCATTCGCCGTGGCGGCAACGCTGGAGGGAGCCCTGAGCGAGAGTTCCAAGGGGAAACCCTTCTTCGGAGGCGACACCGTCGGGTACGTCGACGTCGCGCTTGGAGGGTTTGTCGCCTGGATTCACGCCATCGAGAAGCTATATGGACTGAAGCTGTTCGACGCTGGGAAGACCCCGCTCCTGGCGGCGTGGCTGGAGCGCTTCTGCGAGCTGGATGGTGCCAAGGCGGTCATGCCGGACGTTGAGAAGCTGGTCGAGCTCGCCAAGATGAGGCAAGCCcaagccgccgctgccgccgccgccgccgccgccgccgccgttgctcaaGATTATTGA
- the LOC136539467 gene encoding probable glutathione S-transferase GSTU6 gives MAGGDEMKLLGMWASPFVLRVKLALSFKGLSYEYVEEDIVRGKSELLLKSNPVHNKVPVLIHNGKPVCESLIILQYIDEAFAGTGPSLLPSDPYERAVARFWAAYIDDKMLAAWMQASRGKTEEDKAEGKKQWSVAVETLEGALRDCGKGKPFFGGDSVGYVDVVLGGLLGWVHANEEAFGIRSLDPQRTPLLVAWSERFGALETVEPLMPDVSRLVELGKMVLAREAAAAAGASN, from the exons ATGGCTGGAGGAGATGAGATGAAGCTGCTGGGCATGTGGGCGAGCCCGTTCGTCCTCCGGGTGAAGCTCGCGCTCAGCTTCAAGGGCCTGAGCTACGAGTATGTAGAGGAGGACATCGTCCGCGGCAAGAGCGAGCTGCTCCTCAAGTCCAACCCGGTGCACAACAAGGTACCCGTGCTCATCCACAACGGGAAGCCCGTCTGCGAATCGCTGATCATCCTGCAATACATCGACGAGGCATTTGCCGGCACTGGCCCGTCCCTCCTCCCTTCTGACCCCTACGAACGCGCCGTTGCTCGCTTCTGGGCCGCCTACATCGATGACAAG ATGCTGGCCGCTTGGATGCAGGCGTCGAGGGGCAAGACGGAGGAGGACAAGGCTGAGGGGAAAAAACAGTGGTCCGTCGCGGTTGAGACGCTAGAGGGAGCGCTGAGGGACTGCGGCAAAGGGAAGCCCTTCTTCGGCGGCGACAGCGTCGGGTACGTGGACGTCGTGCTCGGCGGCTTACTTGGGTGGGTGCACGCAAACGAGGAGGCGTTCGGCATCAGGTCCTTGGATCCCCAACGGACTCCGCTCCTGGTGGCGTGGTCGGAGCGCTTCGGCGCACTGGAAACCGTCGAGCCTTTGATGCCCGACGTGAGCAGGCTGGTCGAGTTGGGCAAGATGGTGCTGGCCCGTGAAGCGGCTGCGGCGGCTGGTGCAAGCAACTGA